One Epidermidibacterium keratini DNA segment encodes these proteins:
- a CDS encoding TetR/AcrR family transcriptional regulator, whose product MSRASDQAVTAAASPRQRLKAERTDLLLREAARLFAQRGYRGVSLEELASAVGVSGPALYRHFPNKEAILAEVLRDVSRRLRDGGQVRVAEAASPQEALEALVDFHADFALGETDHIRVHNRDLRTLADDASGQVRKTQREYVELWVDQLVAVQGIDRELARLKCQAAIGLLNSTPHSVRHGDPEIVKPVLVQMTLAALLS is encoded by the coding sequence GTGTCCAGGGCGAGTGATCAGGCAGTGACTGCGGCGGCGAGTCCGCGGCAGCGGCTGAAGGCCGAGCGCACTGACCTGTTGCTTCGGGAGGCCGCGCGGCTGTTTGCCCAGCGTGGCTACCGTGGCGTCTCGCTCGAGGAGCTCGCGTCGGCGGTCGGCGTCAGCGGACCCGCGCTATATCGGCACTTTCCCAACAAAGAGGCGATTCTCGCCGAGGTTTTGCGCGACGTGTCACGACGCCTGCGCGACGGCGGTCAGGTGCGCGTCGCCGAGGCCGCCAGTCCTCAGGAGGCGTTAGAGGCGCTGGTGGATTTCCACGCCGACTTCGCGCTGGGCGAGACCGACCACATCCGGGTGCACAACCGCGACCTGCGCACGCTCGCCGATGACGCCAGTGGGCAGGTGCGCAAGACCCAGCGCGAGTACGTCGAGCTGTGGGTCGATCAGCTTGTCGCCGTGCAGGGGATCGATCGCGAGCTCGCTCGGCTGAAGTGCCAGGCCGCGATCGGCCTGCTCAACTCCACCCCGCACAGCGTGCGGCACGGCGATCCGGAGATCGTCAAGCCGGTCCTGGTTCAGATGACCTTGGCCGCGCTCTTGTCCTGA
- a CDS encoding alpha-ketoglutarate-dependent dioxygenase AlkB family protein, translating into MGLENGELFARAPVEIAPGAVHVPRWLSIERQSEIAAACREWARGPAPMRHTAMPRGGQMSVQTVCLGWHWMPYRYSRTADDVNGAPVAAVPDWLKDLGRDAVAAAYGDRTEYDADAVLINFYDATAKMGMHQDKEEVTDQPVVSLSIGDSCTFRFGNPQTRGKPYTDVLLESGDLFVFGGPSRFAYHGVPKISPGTAPAGCGIEGGRLNLTLRETGLS; encoded by the coding sequence ATGGGGTTGGAGAACGGGGAGTTGTTTGCCAGGGCGCCAGTTGAGATAGCGCCCGGCGCCGTACACGTGCCGCGCTGGCTGAGCATCGAGCGGCAAAGCGAGATCGCAGCCGCGTGCCGCGAGTGGGCACGCGGTCCCGCGCCGATGCGCCACACCGCAATGCCGCGCGGTGGGCAGATGTCGGTACAGACGGTCTGCCTGGGTTGGCATTGGATGCCGTACCGCTACTCACGCACGGCCGACGACGTCAACGGCGCGCCCGTTGCCGCCGTACCGGACTGGCTCAAAGACCTCGGGCGCGACGCGGTCGCGGCGGCGTACGGCGACCGCACCGAGTACGACGCCGACGCGGTGCTGATCAACTTCTACGACGCCACCGCCAAGATGGGCATGCACCAGGACAAGGAAGAGGTCACCGACCAGCCGGTGGTCTCGCTGTCGATCGGTGACAGCTGCACGTTCCGCTTCGGCAACCCGCAGACGCGCGGCAAGCCCTACACCGACGTGCTTCTTGAATCTGGCGACCTGTTTGTCTTTGGCGGGCCGTCCCGGTTTGCCTATCACGGCGTCCCGAAGATTTCCCCTGGTACGGCGCCTGCCGGCTGCGGCATCGAGGGCGGCCGGCTGAACTTGACACTCCGCGAGACCGGACTGTCCTAA
- a CDS encoding SGNH/GDSL hydrolase family protein: MRMRTPFAATGAALATLLLASPAAAAPDGLDAGQPASQQVATAAAAAPVQVVQLGDSYSSGNGARDEAGNPAYSADAPSCLRSPFNYGQQFATSIEAQYINAACSGAVFADIRTPKASAGVPAQIDAVTEQTDVVLMTMGGNDIGFGQIVVQCFALRSGDGCRSAIEQAQAAIPQLEETAYTEISAIRAKMRPDAAFIYVGYPGLTSAEELVLPTTDGQGYDMVAGLTELQAAGEDAQAAAVARVNADSPCGARTFYLDTVDEAFAGHEIDQSQPGIDPATWFWNFGETLTIGEIYHPKPAGWNAEAQLVSALYAEQVQTTPTLSVDPTSVLQGGEVTLTADGFRSGETVRVVLAPDIDQVVTVDQCGTFTGTITLSPETATGERTVTATSEATGASASASFTVTAAPTTPPPTTEPTAPPTTTEPTAPTAPPTTSESPSTTVAPIAGGSGGKSGSGGGQLPRTGAGGVDELGWVAIALLASGGALLAAGRRRVS, translated from the coding sequence ATGCGCATGCGCACACCGTTTGCCGCGACTGGCGCCGCTCTCGCCACCCTTCTGCTCGCCTCCCCTGCCGCGGCCGCGCCCGACGGTCTCGATGCCGGACAGCCCGCGAGTCAGCAGGTCGCTACCGCGGCGGCGGCTGCCCCCGTCCAGGTCGTGCAGCTCGGCGACTCGTACTCCTCGGGCAACGGTGCGCGTGACGAGGCGGGCAATCCGGCGTACTCGGCCGATGCCCCCTCGTGCCTGCGAAGCCCCTTCAACTACGGCCAGCAGTTCGCGACATCCATTGAGGCGCAGTACATCAACGCGGCGTGCAGTGGTGCGGTCTTCGCCGACATTCGTACGCCGAAGGCCAGCGCCGGCGTACCAGCCCAAATCGATGCCGTGACCGAGCAGACCGACGTGGTGCTGATGACGATGGGCGGCAACGACATCGGGTTCGGGCAGATCGTGGTGCAGTGCTTCGCGTTGCGCAGCGGCGACGGCTGCCGCTCGGCCATCGAGCAGGCGCAGGCCGCGATCCCGCAGCTGGAGGAGACGGCGTACACCGAGATCTCTGCTATACGGGCAAAGATGCGCCCGGACGCGGCCTTCATCTACGTCGGCTACCCGGGCCTGACCAGCGCCGAGGAGCTGGTGCTACCGACGACTGACGGCCAGGGGTATGACATGGTCGCTGGGCTCACCGAGCTGCAGGCCGCCGGCGAAGATGCCCAGGCCGCCGCGGTTGCACGGGTCAACGCCGACTCGCCGTGCGGCGCACGCACCTTCTATCTGGACACCGTCGACGAGGCCTTTGCCGGGCACGAGATCGATCAGAGCCAGCCGGGTATCGACCCTGCCACGTGGTTCTGGAACTTCGGTGAGACCTTGACTATCGGCGAGATCTACCACCCGAAGCCGGCCGGCTGGAACGCCGAGGCGCAGCTCGTCAGCGCTCTCTACGCCGAGCAGGTCCAGACGACGCCGACGCTGAGCGTCGACCCGACGTCGGTCCTGCAGGGCGGCGAGGTCACGCTGACCGCTGACGGGTTCCGAAGCGGCGAGACCGTGCGCGTCGTACTCGCCCCGGACATCGACCAGGTCGTGACGGTCGACCAGTGCGGGACCTTTACCGGAACCATCACGCTGTCGCCGGAGACCGCGACGGGTGAGCGCACGGTCACGGCTACGTCGGAGGCGACCGGCGCGAGCGCGTCGGCATCGTTCACGGTCACCGCCGCTCCGACGACCCCGCCGCCAACTACGGAGCCCACCGCCCCGCCAACCACCACTGAGCCCACTGCGCCGACCGCGCCACCGACGACGAGCGAGTCGCCGAGCACCACCGTCGCGCCGATCGCCGGCGGCTCGGGCGGAAAGTCCGGTTCCGGGGGCGGTCAGTTGCCGCGCACTGGAGCCGGCGGCGTCGACGAGCTCGGCTGGGTCGCGATCGCACTGCTCGCGTCCGGTGGGGCGTTGCTGGCGGCCGGCCGGCGCCGCGTCAGCTGA
- a CDS encoding YihY/virulence factor BrkB family protein: MSSTAASRRFRPTTRDDGYVAWHSAYEGPDPTADGPVDHRMRKVLGRTLSKAWDDSLFGMSSQAAFWSALSTAPMLLALLGLVGPVARLFGPDTIEQIKGEIDKFLNSTFNAEVAEGLVGDTVNTILSQSQGGTISVGLLISLWAGSSAMAAFVESIAIAYGQHEIRHPAKERFFSLFLYLVALLFGILLLPLMAVGPDLLIQILPASTRDVAGTIISISYYPALGIFLILLLTTLYKVAPKYRHQWKRGLPGAVLAAVLFIILSAGLRIYLSYVYAHGLTYGALATPITFLLFYYFSSMAIIFGAQFNNALLEYYPPRKVTTREWSLKRPYFKRTVIDSHGDTLDDEEDQEGDEYAEQPAGSGDDSPVAETARDKTPGPQDKSAAKVI, from the coding sequence GTGAGTTCGACTGCCGCTTCCCGACGCTTCCGGCCGACGACCCGTGACGACGGGTACGTCGCCTGGCACTCTGCCTATGAGGGTCCCGACCCGACCGCCGACGGTCCGGTCGATCACCGCATGCGCAAGGTCCTCGGACGCACGCTGTCGAAGGCCTGGGACGACTCGCTTTTCGGGATGAGCTCGCAGGCGGCGTTCTGGAGCGCGCTGTCGACCGCCCCGATGCTGCTCGCGCTCCTGGGTCTTGTCGGACCGGTGGCCAGGCTGTTTGGCCCGGACACGATCGAACAGATCAAGGGCGAGATCGACAAGTTCCTGAACTCGACCTTCAACGCCGAGGTCGCCGAGGGGCTCGTCGGCGACACCGTCAACACGATCCTCAGCCAGTCGCAGGGCGGCACGATCTCGGTCGGTCTGCTGATCAGCCTCTGGGCGGGATCGTCTGCGATGGCGGCGTTCGTCGAGTCGATCGCGATCGCCTACGGTCAGCACGAGATCCGGCACCCGGCCAAGGAGCGGTTCTTCTCGCTGTTCCTCTACCTGGTCGCGCTGCTCTTCGGGATCCTGCTGCTGCCGCTGATGGCGGTCGGGCCCGACCTGCTGATCCAGATCCTGCCCGCGTCGACTCGCGATGTCGCCGGGACCATCATCTCGATCTCCTACTACCCGGCCCTCGGCATCTTCTTGATCCTGCTGCTGACGACGCTCTACAAAGTGGCGCCGAAGTACCGCCACCAATGGAAGCGCGGGCTGCCGGGCGCCGTACTCGCCGCAGTCCTATTCATCATCCTGTCGGCCGGGCTGCGCATCTACCTGTCCTACGTCTACGCGCACGGACTGACCTACGGCGCGCTCGCCACACCCATCACGTTCCTGCTCTTCTACTACTTCTCATCGATGGCGATCATCTTCGGTGCGCAGTTCAACAACGCGCTGCTCGAGTACTACCCGCCGCGCAAGGTGACGACCCGCGAGTGGTCGCTGAAGCGGCCGTACTTCAAGCGGACCGTCATCGACTCCCACGGTGACACTCTCGACGACGAAGAAGACCAGGAGGGCGACGAGTACGCCGAACAGCCGGCCGGCTCAGGCGATGACTCGCCGGTCGCTGAGACGGCCCGCGATAAGACACCGGGTCCTCAGGACAAGAGCGCGGCCAAGGTCATCTGA
- a CDS encoding pyridoxamine 5'-phosphate oxidase family protein, translating into MPSTDPASPTDRTTALSPTDRTALGRHSERGKAERRELYDVLDAGVICHIGLLMNGAPRVLPTAYGFDPDGPDQGGTLYLHGSVAATSLRAAPEQEMCATITHLDGLVLARSAFNSSMNYRSAVIIGRPRLVTDPAEVTLGLERVVDQVCPGRWAALRDSTRKELAATAVLALPLHEASVKVRDAEAGDDASDVEANAVWAGVIPVSVQYGAPVANSDCDLPVPDHVQARVS; encoded by the coding sequence ATGCCTTCCACTGACCCAGCGAGCCCGACGGACCGCACGACCGCATTGAGCCCGACGGACCGTACGGCGCTCGGTCGGCACAGCGAGCGCGGCAAGGCCGAGCGCCGCGAGCTGTACGACGTGCTGGATGCCGGCGTGATCTGTCACATCGGCCTGCTGATGAACGGCGCGCCTCGGGTGCTGCCCACGGCGTACGGGTTCGATCCCGATGGGCCGGATCAGGGCGGCACCCTCTACCTGCACGGGTCGGTCGCCGCGACCAGTCTGCGCGCCGCACCCGAGCAGGAGATGTGCGCGACGATCACGCACCTCGACGGGCTCGTGCTCGCGCGGTCGGCATTCAACAGCTCGATGAACTACCGCAGCGCGGTGATCATTGGACGCCCGCGGCTGGTCACCGACCCCGCCGAAGTCACCCTCGGTTTGGAGCGCGTCGTCGACCAGGTATGCCCGGGCCGGTGGGCCGCGCTGCGTGACAGCACCCGCAAGGAGCTCGCCGCGACCGCCGTACTCGCCCTGCCGCTGCACGAGGCATCGGTCAAGGTTCGCGACGCCGAGGCCGGTGACGATGCGTCCGACGTCGAGGCCAACGCCGTGTGGGCCGGAGTCATCCCGGTCTCGGTGCAGTACGGCGCCCCCGTGGCCAACAGCGACTGCGACCTACCGGTGCCCGATCACGTGCAGGCGCGGGTCAGCTGA
- a CDS encoding acyl-CoA dehydrogenase family protein gives MTINLTEEQEELRRTVARFTEDVVRPVSAHHDHTHTFPYEVVKQMGELGLFGLPFPEEYGGMGGDYFTLCIALEELAKVDQSVAITLEAGCSLGTMPVYLFGTEEQKQEWLPQLTSGQALGAFGLTEPEAGSDASGTKTTAKLEDGSWRINGSKQFITNSGTDITRLVTVTAVTGANDGKKEISAIMIPTPAEGFTAEPAYDKVGWNASDTHALSFDDVVVPEGNLLGERGRGYAQFLRILDEGRIAIAALATGAAQGCVDESVRYAKERTSMGQPIGRYQAIEFKLARMEARAWTARQAYYAAAAKMLAGKPFKKEAAIAKLIASEAAMDNARDATQIHGGYGFMNEYVVSRHYRDSKILEIGEGTSEVQLMLIARTLGL, from the coding sequence ATGACTATCAATCTCACCGAAGAGCAGGAAGAGCTACGGCGTACCGTCGCCCGGTTCACCGAAGACGTGGTACGGCCGGTCTCGGCCCACCACGACCACACGCACACCTTCCCCTACGAGGTCGTCAAGCAGATGGGCGAGCTCGGGCTGTTTGGGCTGCCGTTTCCCGAAGAGTACGGCGGGATGGGCGGCGACTACTTCACGCTCTGTATCGCGCTCGAGGAACTAGCGAAGGTCGACCAGAGCGTCGCGATCACGCTCGAGGCCGGGTGCTCGCTCGGCACCATGCCGGTCTACCTCTTCGGCACCGAGGAGCAGAAGCAGGAGTGGCTGCCGCAGCTGACCTCCGGCCAGGCGCTGGGCGCGTTCGGGCTGACCGAGCCCGAGGCCGGCTCGGACGCGAGCGGAACCAAGACGACGGCCAAGCTTGAGGACGGCAGCTGGCGGATCAACGGCAGCAAGCAGTTCATCACCAACTCCGGCACCGACATCACCCGCCTCGTGACCGTCACCGCGGTGACTGGCGCCAACGACGGCAAGAAAGAGATCTCGGCGATCATGATCCCGACGCCGGCCGAGGGCTTCACCGCGGAGCCGGCGTACGACAAGGTCGGCTGGAATGCCTCCGATACCCACGCGCTGAGCTTCGACGATGTCGTCGTCCCCGAGGGCAACCTGCTCGGCGAGCGCGGGCGCGGCTATGCGCAGTTCCTGCGGATCCTCGACGAGGGGCGCATCGCGATCGCGGCCCTGGCGACCGGCGCTGCGCAGGGCTGTGTCGATGAGAGCGTGCGCTATGCGAAGGAGCGCACGTCGATGGGTCAGCCGATCGGGCGCTACCAGGCGATCGAGTTCAAGCTCGCCCGCATGGAGGCGCGCGCCTGGACGGCCCGTCAGGCCTACTACGCGGCGGCGGCCAAGATGCTCGCTGGCAAGCCGTTCAAGAAGGAGGCCGCCATCGCCAAGCTCATCGCCTCGGAAGCGGCGATGGACAACGCACGCGACGCGACGCAGATCCACGGCGGCTATGGCTTCATGAACGAGTACGTCGTCTCGCGGCACTACCGCGACAGCAAGATCCTGGAGATCGGCGAGGGCACCAGCGAGGTGCAGCTGATGCTGATCGCTCGCACCCTCGGCCTGTAG
- a CDS encoding acetyl/propionyl/methylcrotonyl-CoA carboxylase subunit alpha, with product MFDKVLIANRGEIACRIIRTLDELGIESVAVYSDADRDAKHVGMATEAVHLGPTNARESYLNIDKVIAAAKDTGAQAIHPGYGFLAENAAFAQACADAGIVFIGPSASAIETMGDKISAKNTVSAAGVPVVPGKSEPGMTDDDLVAAAQDVGFPVLIKPSAGGGGKGMYVVEDEKSLRSSVESARREAASSFGDDTLFIERYVNDPRHIEVQVLADNHGNTIHLGERECSLQRRHQKIIEEAPSPLLDEQTRARIGQAAVDTAASVDYSGAGTVEFIVSADRPDEFFFMEMNTRLQVEHPVTEMVTGVDLVEQQLRVASGEKLSLTQDDIKLTGHAIEARVYAENPDRDFLPTGGKVLELDEATDWVEGTEFDVAVLTEDGELVERLLTPNAPDGSVRVDTSLLDGLDVATTYDPMISKVIVHGDDRGDALRRLDDVLADYVVFGVVTNVNFLRALINHPAVQSGDLDTGLVGRELDNLVKQPVPLEIMAAFAARQLVPADASALPTADPWTDISGWRASRERPWQRRQVRGPDGSAIVIDFRPEADWGGWEPFGFEMRIGEQAHDVVVESYADGADVDLTVDGADLATTVLMLPSEDSLWIHDPDGTYAFQNVEPEAQLGGAAASGEVRSPMPGTVIAVRTEPGAEVAEGDPLVVVEAMKMEHVLTAPIAGVVGDFEAAVGAQVAVDELLMTVEEA from the coding sequence ATGTTTGACAAAGTTCTGATTGCCAACCGCGGCGAGATCGCCTGCCGGATCATCCGCACCCTGGACGAGCTGGGGATCGAGTCGGTCGCCGTCTACTCCGACGCCGACCGCGACGCCAAGCACGTCGGCATGGCGACCGAGGCCGTGCACCTCGGACCGACCAATGCCCGCGAGTCCTACCTCAACATCGACAAGGTCATCGCGGCGGCAAAAGATACTGGCGCGCAGGCGATCCACCCCGGATACGGGTTCCTCGCCGAGAACGCCGCGTTTGCCCAGGCGTGCGCTGATGCGGGCATCGTCTTCATCGGCCCGTCAGCCTCGGCCATCGAGACCATGGGCGACAAGATCAGCGCCAAGAACACCGTCTCCGCAGCAGGAGTTCCCGTCGTACCCGGCAAGTCCGAGCCCGGCATGACCGACGACGACCTGGTCGCGGCGGCGCAGGACGTCGGCTTCCCGGTGCTCATCAAGCCATCGGCAGGAGGCGGCGGCAAGGGAATGTACGTCGTCGAGGACGAGAAGTCGCTGCGCTCGTCGGTCGAGTCAGCCCGTCGCGAGGCAGCCAGCTCGTTCGGCGACGACACGCTCTTCATCGAGCGATACGTCAATGACCCCAGGCATATCGAGGTCCAGGTGCTTGCCGACAACCACGGCAACACCATCCACCTCGGCGAGCGCGAGTGTTCACTGCAGCGCCGCCACCAGAAGATCATCGAGGAAGCGCCTTCGCCACTGCTGGATGAGCAGACCCGCGCCCGAATCGGTCAGGCCGCGGTCGACACCGCGGCGTCGGTCGACTACTCCGGTGCGGGCACGGTCGAGTTCATTGTCTCGGCCGACCGGCCCGATGAGTTCTTCTTCATGGAGATGAACACTCGCCTGCAGGTCGAGCACCCGGTCACCGAGATGGTCACCGGCGTCGACCTCGTCGAGCAGCAGCTGCGCGTCGCCTCCGGCGAGAAGCTGTCGCTCACCCAGGACGACATCAAGCTCACCGGACACGCCATCGAGGCCCGGGTGTACGCCGAGAACCCCGACCGCGACTTCTTGCCCACCGGCGGCAAGGTGCTTGAGCTCGATGAAGCCACCGACTGGGTCGAGGGCACCGAGTTCGACGTCGCGGTGCTCACCGAGGATGGCGAGCTCGTCGAGCGTCTGCTGACGCCGAACGCCCCGGACGGCTCGGTCCGCGTCGACACCTCGCTGCTGGATGGGCTCGACGTCGCCACCACCTACGATCCGATGATCTCGAAGGTCATCGTGCACGGTGACGATCGAGGCGATGCTCTGCGCCGGCTCGATGACGTGCTCGCCGACTACGTGGTGTTTGGCGTCGTGACCAACGTGAACTTTCTTCGCGCGCTGATCAACCACCCAGCCGTGCAAAGCGGTGATCTCGACACTGGTCTCGTCGGTCGCGAGCTCGACAATCTGGTGAAGCAACCGGTTCCCCTGGAGATCATGGCGGCATTTGCTGCACGGCAGCTCGTTCCGGCCGACGCCTCGGCGCTACCGACGGCGGATCCATGGACCGACATCTCGGGCTGGCGGGCCAGCCGCGAGCGCCCCTGGCAGCGCCGCCAAGTCCGCGGCCCCGACGGTTCGGCGATCGTCATCGACTTCCGCCCGGAGGCGGACTGGGGCGGCTGGGAGCCCTTCGGCTTCGAGATGCGGATCGGCGAGCAGGCACACGACGTAGTGGTCGAGTCCTACGCGGACGGCGCTGATGTCGACCTGACTGTCGACGGCGCCGACCTCGCCACGACTGTGCTGATGCTGCCATCCGAGGATTCGTTGTGGATTCACGATCCCGATGGCACCTATGCCTTCCAGAACGTCGAGCCCGAAGCCCAGCTTGGCGGTGCGGCTGCCTCCGGCGAGGTCCGCTCCCCGATGCCCGGCACCGTGATCGCCGTACGCACCGAGCCTGGCGCCGAGGTCGCTGAAGGCGACCCGCTGGTCGTCGTCGAGGCCATGAAGATGGAGCACGTCCTGACCGCCCCGATCGCTGGAGTAGTCGGCGATTTCGAAGCAGCCGTCGGCGCGCAGGTCGCCGTCGACGAGCTGCTGATGACTGTCGAAGAAGCATAG
- a CDS encoding carboxyl transferase domain-containing protein, producing the protein MRKLTSTIDTASEQFRSNDAHQRGLVDQLRDRIAGADGGSEASKQRHVGRGKLLPRDRVDHLLDPGSPFLELSPLAAYDMYDNDAPGAGMITGVGRVSGRECVIVANDATVKGGTYYPMTVKKHLRAQEVALDNRLPCLYLVDSGGAFLPRQDEVFPDREHFGRIFYNQANLSARGIAQISAVLGSSTAGGAYVPAMSDESIIVRNQGTIFLGGPPLVKAATGEVVTAEDLGGGDLHSKRSGVTDHLANNDEHAMSIMRDIVATLGPRGERQWDVGDSREPAVDPQSLYGVIPKDSRTPYDVREVIARIVDNSEFDEFKREYGATLVTGMAHIHGHPVGIIANNGILFSESALKAAHFIQLCDQRRIPLVFLQNITGFMVGREYEAGGIAKNGAKMVNAVATARVPKFTVIIGGSFGAGNYGMCGRAYSPRFLWMWPAAQISVMGGEQAASVLSTVRRDSIEAKGGEWSTEDEDEFKDPIRKQYEHQGNAYYSTARLWDDGIIDPLDTRMVLGLALGAASRAPLADPSYGIFRM; encoded by the coding sequence ATGCGCAAGCTCACGTCCACGATCGACACCGCCAGCGAGCAGTTCCGATCCAACGATGCCCACCAGCGTGGTCTTGTTGACCAGCTCCGCGACCGCATCGCCGGCGCCGACGGCGGCTCGGAGGCGAGCAAGCAGCGGCACGTCGGGCGCGGCAAGCTGCTCCCCCGCGACCGTGTCGACCACCTGCTTGACCCCGGCAGCCCGTTTTTGGAGCTGTCTCCCCTGGCGGCGTACGACATGTACGACAACGACGCGCCGGGCGCCGGGATGATCACCGGCGTCGGCCGGGTCAGCGGGCGTGAGTGCGTGATCGTCGCCAACGACGCGACGGTCAAGGGCGGCACCTACTACCCGATGACGGTCAAGAAGCACTTGCGCGCACAGGAAGTTGCCCTCGACAACCGACTGCCGTGTCTCTACCTCGTCGACTCCGGCGGCGCGTTCCTGCCGCGCCAGGACGAGGTCTTTCCCGATCGCGAGCACTTCGGGCGGATCTTCTACAACCAGGCCAACCTCTCCGCGCGCGGCATCGCGCAGATCTCCGCCGTACTCGGCTCCTCGACCGCGGGCGGCGCCTACGTGCCGGCGATGTCGGACGAGTCGATCATCGTGCGCAACCAGGGCACGATCTTCCTCGGCGGGCCACCGCTGGTGAAGGCAGCCACCGGCGAGGTCGTCACGGCAGAGGATCTCGGCGGCGGCGACCTGCACTCCAAGCGATCCGGCGTGACCGACCACCTGGCCAACAACGACGAGCACGCGATGTCGATCATGCGCGACATCGTCGCCACCCTCGGCCCGCGCGGCGAGCGGCAGTGGGACGTGGGCGATTCTCGCGAGCCGGCGGTCGACCCGCAGAGCCTCTACGGCGTGATCCCGAAGGACAGCCGCACGCCGTACGACGTCCGCGAGGTCATCGCGCGCATCGTCGACAACTCCGAGTTCGACGAGTTCAAGCGCGAGTACGGCGCCACGCTCGTCACCGGCATGGCCCACATTCACGGCCATCCGGTCGGCATTATCGCCAACAACGGAATCCTCTTCAGCGAGTCCGCACTCAAGGCCGCACATTTCATCCAGCTCTGCGACCAGCGGCGAATTCCCCTGGTATTCCTGCAAAACATCACCGGCTTCATGGTCGGCCGGGAGTACGAAGCCGGCGGCATCGCCAAGAACGGCGCCAAGATGGTCAACGCGGTGGCTACGGCGCGGGTCCCGAAGTTCACCGTCATCATCGGCGGCTCCTTCGGCGCCGGGAACTACGGCATGTGCGGGCGGGCCTACTCACCTCGCTTCCTGTGGATGTGGCCGGCCGCCCAGATCTCCGTGATGGGTGGGGAGCAGGCCGCGTCGGTGCTCTCGACGGTGCGACGCGACTCCATCGAGGCCAAGGGTGGTGAGTGGAGCACCGAGGACGAGGACGAGTTCAAGGACCCGATCCGCAAGCAGTACGAGCACCAAGGCAACGCCTACTACTCGACCGCCCGGCTGTGGGACGACGGAATCATCGACCCGCTCGACACCCGCATGGTCCTGGGTCTCGCGCTGGGCGCGGCATCGCGCGCCCCGCTCGCCGACCCGTCGTACGGCATCTTCCGGATGTAA
- a CDS encoding enoyl-CoA hydratase/isomerase family protein, whose protein sequence is MTPTDDLALRRDGDIAILTINRPAKRNAMTLAMWQRLPSLLAELGDARVLIVTGAGDHFCAGADIGEFGETRSTPAAADNYRQVVDAAESALSAVEIPVIAAIRGVCIGGGMEIALGCDLRYAAPDSRFGITAAKLGVVYGVGASRRLTSAVGAMWAKYVLLSGEIFDVPLAERMGLLTEVADDPYDAALQLARLMASRSPYTQRASKLAIDQYGQVETLEGPDLTELTEQAVTSDYYREQVARFNKRD, encoded by the coding sequence ATGACCCCCACCGACGACCTGGCCCTGCGCCGCGACGGCGACATCGCCATCCTCACCATCAACCGCCCGGCCAAGCGCAACGCGATGACGCTCGCGATGTGGCAGCGGCTTCCGTCGTTGCTCGCTGAGCTCGGCGACGCGCGGGTGCTGATCGTGACCGGCGCCGGCGACCATTTCTGCGCGGGAGCCGACATCGGCGAGTTCGGCGAGACGCGCAGTACGCCGGCCGCCGCGGATAACTATCGACAGGTGGTCGACGCGGCCGAGTCAGCGCTGTCGGCGGTCGAGATCCCAGTCATAGCAGCGATCCGCGGCGTATGTATCGGCGGCGGGATGGAGATCGCACTCGGCTGCGACCTGCGGTACGCCGCACCGGACTCTCGATTCGGTATCACGGCGGCCAAGCTCGGCGTGGTGTACGGCGTCGGTGCGAGCCGGCGGCTGACCAGTGCGGTCGGCGCGATGTGGGCGAAGTACGTCCTGCTATCGGGGGAGATCTTCGACGTACCGCTCGCCGAACGCATGGGCTTGCTGACCGAGGTCGCCGACGACCCGTACGACGCGGCGCTGCAGCTCGCGCGCCTGATGGCGAGCCGCTCGCCGTACACCCAGCGGGCCTCGAAGCTCGCGATCGACCAGTACGGCCAGGTCGAGACCCTTGAGGGTCCCGACCTGACCGAGCTGACTGAGCAGGCCGTGACGTCGGACTACTACCGCGAGCAGGTCGCCCGCTTCAACAAGCGGGACTAG